The following coding sequences lie in one Spinacia oleracea cultivar Varoflay chromosome 1, BTI_SOV_V1, whole genome shotgun sequence genomic window:
- the LOC110804842 gene encoding uncharacterized protein, producing MRAILSSLLSYLLSSLAAKLPICVPLSTSPASSPAWGKESRSPPVSSTCLLLETAKRLAHTPFCWKIKFLFGPNQISIVNPRELKRNSSTQAQRACKSHSRIPSVVSRDYIRQSFSFWSLIQSCIATYKQRTNSFMMDG from the exons ATGCGTGCCATCTTATCTTCTCTCCTCTCCTATCTTCTCTCCTCTCTAGCAGCCAAGTTGCCGATTTGTGTACCGCTTAGTACCTCCCCCGCCTCCTCTCCGGCCTGGGGCAAAGAATCGCGCTCACCGCCAGTATCGTCGACTTGCCTCCTACTGGAAACCGCTAAGAGGTTAGCTCATACACCGTTCTGCTGGAAAATCAAATTTCTTTTTGGCCCCAATCAAATTTCTATTGTCAATCCTCGCGAACTAAAACGAAATTCATCTACTCAGGCTCAAAG AGCTTGCAAGTCCCATTCTCGGATACCAAGTGTTGTGAGTCGTGACTATATACGCCAGTCATTTAGCTTCTGGTCTCTTATTCAATCATGTATTGCAACTTACAAGCAGAGAACAAATTCGTTTATGATGGATGGCTAG
- the LOC110804840 gene encoding uncharacterized protein At2g24330: MAGETDKNVETVGEKSAIVAAGEEKPKDEKKSKEGSKKKGFFAWLWNGLFGSRNNNFEQRLERISKEEKIVINRMRRRAQSWGSAKRNIILFAILLELVAVGYAIMTARIAENWKIRAFRVLPMFLLPALSTIIYSGISSLVAMRERKDHKTLEKLQTERQSKIDELKERTNFYLTQQLIQRYDTDPAAKAAAAAVLASKYTEGTGLKLSLNEESEVDAGKSSDVELVQSRGLRNRKQPQGRASSPGGTMIQNSAETSPQMGSEYDQHNQQVFVDHFQGQGATAYNSGWLSRVAALLVGEDPTQCYALICGNCRMHNGLASKEDFPYVTYICPHCHAVNGPRIQQEHAVNAFGTDTPNMGSAVSVDNGCITSSVDSPHENMVDHFNAEVAPTPATIGEKTEVPAEGNES, translated from the exons ATGGCTGGGGAAACTGATAAGAATGTAGAAACTGTTGGTGAGAAATCAGCTATTGTTGCTGCCGGTGAAGAAAAACCCAAAGATGAGAAGAAATCAAAGGAAGGTTCAAAGAAGAAGGGGTTTTTCGCTTGGTTATGGAATGGGTTATTCGGGTCTCGAAACAACAATTTCGAGCAGAGACTGGAGCGAATTTCTAAGGAGGAAAAGATTGTTATCAATAGAATGAGGAGGAGAGCACAGAGTTGGGGAAGTGCGAAGCGGAATATTATTCTGTTTGCTATACTTTTGGAG CTTGTTGCTGTGGGTTATGCTATCATGACAGCAAGGATTGCAGAGAACTGGAAGATTCGAGCTTTTCGGGTTTTGCCAATGTTTCTTTTGCCTGCTTTATCCACTATCATATATTCAGGAATATCAAGCCTCGTAGCCATGC GTGAGCGTAAAGATCACAAAACTTTGGAAAAACTTCAGACTGAGAGGCAATCGAAAATTGATGAACTTAAAGAGAGGACCAATTTTTACCTAACACAACAGCTTATTCAG CGGTATGACACTGATCCCGCAGctaaagcagcagcagcagcagtctTGGCATCTAAATACACTGAAGGCACAGGATTGAAACTCTCTCTTAATGAGGAGTCTGAAGTTGATGCTGGAAAAAGCAGTGATGTTGAACTAGTCCAATCTCGTGGCCTTAGAAATAGGAAACAGCCACAAGGAAGAGCATCTAGCCCAGGAGGCACAATGATTCAGAATTCCGCTGAAACATCCCCACAAATGGGCAGTGAATATGACCAGCATAACCAACAGGTTTTTGTTGATCATTTTCAAGGTCAGGGAGCCACTGCATATAATAGTGGATGGTTGTCTCGAGTTGCAGCATTACTTGTCGGTGAGGATCCAACCCAATGTTATGCTCTTATATGTGGTAATTGCCGTATGCATAATG gGCTTGCAAGTAAAGAAGATTTCCCGTATGTAACCTACATTTGCCCACACTGCCATGCTGTAAATGGGCCAAGGATCCAACAAGAACATGCTGTAAATGCTTTTGGCACTGATACTCCTAACATGGGTTCGGCAGTTTCAGTAGACAATGGCTGTATTACCAGCAGTGTTGATTCTCCACATGAAAACATGGTTGACCACTTTAATGCTGAAGTTGCTCCTACACCTGCTACAATTGGCGAGAAGACTGAAGTACCAGCAGAAGGTAATGAAAGTTGA